AGGTATGGAATGGAGTTTGGAAAAATCAAGATGTAAAGCAAGTTGACAAAAAGGTGGAATGAGAGAAGTTTGATCAGCACTTCATACTATCTCCAtttctgatgctggagtcagatgacacagtgtggagctggagggacacagcaggccaggcagcatcggaggagcaggacagctgacgtcGAAGGGTCTCTATCAGAAAcacccagctttcctgctcctctgatgctacctggcctggtgcgttcacccagctccacaatttgtcatcttgaacagaaacagaatttttttctcctttattcattcacagaatgagggcatcactggctacatTAGCAATTGCCAATACGGCAGATAACagtcaaatacattgctgtgggtctggagtcacatgtaggccagaccaggtaaggatggcagtttccttccctaaaagacatttagtgaatcagatgaatccattgtcgattatcaggAACAACCCTTGTTCaacactagattcttaattcaaggtacttattaaattcaaattacagcatttgccatggtgggatttgaaccctggtgtCCTGAACGTTCtgagtcactggattaacagtccagccataatactgccaggccatcgcctcccctctgGACTAGAGGAAAAGGCAGAAATGAGCCATTCAGGTTTTGATGCATTTGTCACAATTAGCATTTGAGATAACCACATCCACCATAATCTGCTGCCAAAGAGCAGGATTCTTTGAGGTGATGGTGGTatcaatttaaaatgaacaacaatATTAACTTCAATTTAAGTTTGGAAATGTTAtcaagaaacattttaaaagtcaCTGCCCTAAGAGGTTTGAGTATTGTCTATGATTCCTAATGTGGGAATGAGCTGTTGGACAATTAGCACATACTTATTGGAAACAGTAAGTATTTGACCttctcacagacactgcagcaACCCTGTACCTACTGCAAATGCAGTCAGGTAGCAGCTGCTATCTTTTTAAGAACCTGCAGTTGATATCTATATTAATCCCAGTAATCATTGGGGAAAGCTGGTTGGGACCCATCAGGCTTCACTgaagaatctgtacagtgtggaagcaggctatttggtccattgagtccccAGCAactccctgaagagcatcccattcagacccaccctctattcctgcatttcccatggctaatcaatttagcctacacatccctggatgctacaaggcaatttagcacagccaatccacctcacccacTCATCGTGGACTGTGGGactaaacccatgcagacatggggaaaatgtacaaactgcaaacagacagtcgcccaagggtggaattgaacccgggtacaaggtgctgtgaggcagcagtgccaaccattgagccacccCAATGTGTTACATTGTCTGATTCCAATTGGGGATGTAAAATACATGCTGGAATTCCAGCATATGGAAAAGCTATGTGCACGTGTACAAATGTTTCCACATGTGCAGTTCCAGGATGCAGATATATTTTATATCCAGCTGCTGGCTTGGATTTTGTACATCCTAATTAAACAGCAAGTGGAAAACCACTTTTAAACCAATTGCCCTCGGTGCATTCTACTTATGCCTAATTCTAATGCTGAACTCTAACCTGGTTTCTTGCAAAGCAGTTATGCATGTAACTCGAGGGTTACGAGTCTTGTTATCACCTTTTAATCCTGGTTTCGTACTCTGCTCTTTGTTTGGTCAGTTCTGACTTGAGCTCTGTGATCAGACTTTGAAGTGCTTTCGAACACGTGACAGAGTCATTCGATGCAGTAACCAAGTCACTGTTCTCGCTGCAGCTAATGCTGCTGATGCACACATCAAACTGCTCGATCCTATTGTCAGTCTCCACCTTCTGCGATGCGTCCCGTGCCTGGGTCACCTGCACAGGCCAGTCCGCCTTCGTGCAGTTCAGCGCCGAAGAATCACTCTCATGGCAAACTGCAGAGCTACTGGAATCAACTACTGAAATCTCACAGGATGACGTTGACCATGAAGTACTAGCAATGCTCTGCCTGTCCCCAATACTCAAGGAAAGGCTTGAGGATGGGACATTGTCGTATGTCGACAGGCGCGATGACCCCGTTTCTTTGACTCTGTCCCCTGAGGAAGTCCTTCTGTGTCCTCGGAGTGACGATAATCCATTCATGAGCCAATTCCCGCTGGCTGTTAAGTGAGGAATATCTAAAGTCGAACCACTTAGTTTAGTATTGTTGGACCGTCCCCCTGTCtgtttaaatgaatatttccacCCAGGGAGGGTCTGAAGTCTTCTGCTCGGGCTGGTGCTTGTAGGAACCTGTTTGTCAGTTTGTTCCTGAGTTGCGTTTTTGGACACAGTCACAGGCGTGCTGATGTTCACGTCCAGTGAGGTTGCGCTGTTGCAGAAGCTGCCCACTTGGTTACTGTCAGTCCTTGTCTCTCCACACTCCTCTTGGGACACCCACTCCACCAGACAGCGCTTACCCACCGACGTCACTTCAAGCGGAGGGCTCAGTGGGTCACTGTGGCTAACAGGGAAGAGTCTGTCATGTTCGCTGATCAACACAGTCATTAGGTGCTGCACCAGAGACGTACCTGTTTGCAGAGGGAAGAAAAATAGATGACTTGCATCGTCTCTACTCGATAGAAATGTCAGCTCAGTTCTTAAACAAGCACCCTTTGCTGTAAAAGCTAAGTAAAGCATTTGAGAAGTTATTCTGAAGCAATAAAAGGGTTAATAATTCTGCACTTTGAATGGGAGTCcactttacagcacagaagggctGGTGATTTGTAACAATACCATTCTTCAAGCATATCTTCCCCCTTGAGAGTAAACAATATGGATCAGTACTTGATGGTACCCATTAACACCATCTCTACTATCCTATCCAAATGGATCTGCTAAACTTTAGTTACCGGGATAAATTTTGAAACTGAACTATTCCGTTCCTGCTTTATCTTTCATTCACAAAGTTATTGCGTGCTGGGAGTGCAATGAGAGTAGTACTCCACAGTACCAAACCCAGCTCACCATTCTATGCCAGCTGATGCAATGAATGCCACTGATGCCCCTTTCAATAGATATGTGCAAATGCAGATCTTTTTCctgagtttgttttccttcccATCCTTAAGGGAACAGAAATCAGTCTCTTGCCCAGTGAAGCACTGACTGACAGTTACAAAAATCAGCATCCTGGCTGAGCTGTGCCCCAGGCTAATGAGGGAAGCAAAGGAGGAGTTATCAGGAACCTGGacaataattttcaaatcctctctggccaTAGATGAGGTGCTAGGGGACTGTTAACAATTCCCCATTATTGAAATAGGGAAGAGGAGAGTGATCAGGAAATCACAGGTCAGTCAGTCTAACCTTGGTGATGGGGAAGTGatagaattctgagggatataGCTGCATTTGAAGAGACACACATGAATCACtgatagtcagcacagatttgtcaAAGCAAAGGCATGTTTGACATAAAATTCTTTGAGGTAGTTGGGAgtgttgatgagggtaatgcattTGATGTAGTTTGCAATGACTTTAGCTGGGCTTTTGAGAAGTTCCCTCATTGTCTTCAATCCCATTGCTCTGCcaagtggcacactggatccaaagTTGGTTAACAGGCAGGGATTGGTGCTAGAGCCTTTGTTGTACTTGGTGTAAATTAATGATGTGGATTTAAAATACAGGATCAGTGACCAAGAAGATTGATATAACATGAAGATTATTTGAGTAGTAAGTAGAAAGGTGAATGATGACTAAACTGCATCAACAGTTTGGATAGGTGGGCAGAGctgaggcaaatggaatttaactcaAGTTTGACAGAATGTATGTGGGGAGGACCATCAAGGCAAGGGATTACACAGTGACTGGTGAAACCCTAgatcaaagggaccttggtgtgcatttTTACAGATAGCTGAAAATTGCAGGGCAGGTAGAAAAGCTAGTTCAGAAAGTAATtagaatacttgcctttattagctgaagcacagaatacaaaagcaaataaattatgctggaactgtatataacactagttaggccacaactggagtactgtacggtatgtaattctggtcaccactttGTGctagagacggtgcagaggaggtttataaggatactgcctgggctggaggatcTATGACAGGAGGAAAGAATGGATAGGCTGGTGTTATGTTACTGACAGCAGCAAAGGTTGGGATGTGACTTGATCACAGGGCAAAGACAGTATAGATGGGAAGGCACCTCTTCCATTAACAGAGCGGTCAATAaccaggggccataggtttaaggttagaggtgGAAGGGTATCAGCGAGttgagaaatattttcactgGAGATGATGGGagtctgaaattcactgcctgaaaagggTAATTGAATCAAAAACTCCAGCCACATTTAAGCTGTATTTAGAGGTGGACTTATGTTGCCACAGTTTCAGGGCCTTAGGCTAAAAGCTGaaataaatgggattagtgtagtccAATCTTTGCCTGGCCcaggcatgatgggctaaatggcctcttctgtactgtaaatgtTTCAGAGTGACATTGGGAGCAAGTTATTGGTTGACGTCACACTGCAACATTAACACATGAAACATTTACAGCCTAGAATTTCAGCATAATGATAGAATTTACATGTAAAATATCGTGATTACTTAAACCCAATTGAGCTTCAGTCATTAGCACTTGATCATATTTCCATGTGCTTTTGATACCCCAGTTAGAAAAGCAAATTTCAACTAACTGGGCCTACTGTACCTCCAGGACAATTGAGTACTGTATAGACaattaaaaaccaaaggaactggatgctataaatcagaaacagctggaaaagctcagcatctgtggagacaagctagagtgaatgtttcaggtctggtgacccatcctcagaaagGAGTATGGCCTAATCAACACCAAACACATCCCGTGAAAGAGCTAAAAAGGTCTCCCTCGCATACTGATGTGACAATTGCTGTGAAATGTTTTCAATTTCAGACAATTGATCTGCACAACTGACCTTGCTGCACAAGTAGCAGTCAGCTGGAATCACTGACAGACTGACTTGTTCAGTGGCAGTGATGACTGgaacaaatatttaattttaaattcagttaCCTCCAGGCCTGATTGGCCATAACCCAGTGAATAATTGATTATAAGTGGTGACATTTTGTGGCTGTGCACTAATTCATGGGAGTTTTGACATTTGGGCATTTGttaatagatttcagcaaaaatGTTGGTAAGATCATATTGTTCAGCATATTCTGGAGATATTTTAATGAGCAGCAGGAATTTGGGTACATTTAAAAGACGAATCAAATTTGGGACTTGGGCCCTCTCAATCTCAATGAGAGGGTGATGCTGTTATGTCAAATTCACACAAAGGCAGATGAGTAATTCACAAGGCCCAGGGTTTTAATCCAAAATTCCTTCTCTTGATTGATGCACTTGTACCATTCGGGATCAGAATGTTTGGACTCATCACACAGCTGTTGGGTCCGGCAAAATTTTCAGTGAATACAAACTCCACACCATAGCTGACCACAGTGACAGAAATGGCAGCACCAACAAACGCTGGTAAGCTGTTGTGGCAGAGATGGGTATTTGGGGAATCAGACCAAACCAGCCCAGGCCAGGACCAGCTGAAAGGGATAAGGCACACAGACTCTTCGTTTTTCACGGACAGGTTCAACAGCATAGAAATGAGAgggttctttttttaaaaccatgtgACCCAATGGTCATGCCCTATTGATTCCACTTCTCAAAGCTAAAAACAATTCAGCCttaaatcagtgataatgggaactgcagatgttggagagtccaagataacaaagtgtggagctggatgaacacagcaggccaagcagcatctcaggagcacaaaagctgatgtttctggcctagacccttcatcagagagggtgatggggagagggaactggactgaagatggagagaaaagaagataggtgcagaggagattataggtggggaggtagggaggggataggtcagtccaggtaagatggacaggtcaagggggcgggataaggtggtaggtaggaaatggaggtgcggcttgaggtgggaggaagggatgggtgagaggaagaacaggttagggaagcagagacaggttgggcgcagtcacatcaccttccccAGCGCCCACCCACAGAACCAGACCATCCCCAACGGACCACAGCCCACACTCAAGCCCTCCCAACCCAGTCCCAACTGCGACGACCCCCACACCCAGAGCACTCAGACCCCCCAGAAGCGCCCCTCCCTGCGAGTCCCAAAACAGACACCCGCAGCCacgcgccggcacctccaggcaccgcaatccagcctgccccagcccAGAGCCTCCCCCTCCCAGACCCGCAAAGGACCTCCGCCGACcccatcctccgcaggatccacagaccaAAAACCCAGCCCCACTGGACTCCAAAAATTGCAAGCACAACAATCTCACTGGCTCCCGCCACCCACAAGAGGACCCCTGccatctgcttggcctgctgtgttcatctagctccacacttcgttatcagcCTTAAATCAGTTGTGATTGAACAGTGGCAACATTGTAGCCATCAAACTATGCTGCAGAGCTCCATAAAATCTAGCAGTTACCTTCAAaaaaatttatttgttttctgaaGATATTAATGTTGTCATTGTGCACTGTTGACAGTTTGATGGTTAAGTTCAGTATGTGTAGCATTGAGCAGGAGGAATAGGAACACGTCCCTCCGGCCCGTGGAATATAGGTTCAGCAGTAGGCCATCCAGGCCACTAAGCATTCTCCAGCATTCAATTAGATCAATGTTGTTCTGTACCTTAGCTaccttattctttcatgggacatgaATGTCCTGTCAAGGTCAGCATTTAAAGCTTGTTCCTAATTGTTGTTGAAATGAATGGCTTGCAGAGTCAATTCAGAGGACCATTAACCAGATGACTGTGTAGCTTGACAGTGAcacgtcggccagaccaggtaaagacaataagatttccttcccaaaaactGCATTAGTGAGCCAATTGAATTGTTAAGGCCATCTATGATTGTTTCATGAACACCACTAGCATTCAactctagatttttttttactaattACATTTAAGTTCCACATGCTGTTGTGATGAGATTGGTATCCTTATTCCAAAACATGACCCAGGGTCTCTGGACTACTTGACCTTACCATTACACACTCAAACAACCTCACCCAGCCCATTTTGCCTTATTCCTGGATACCGTCCCCAATCTGTTATCAGTTCTGACCTCAAGTTCAAGTCAGTTACTTTGCATTTGTCTGTCACTGTGACTTGCTGCGCTCCGGGTGTTCTCAACAAGCGGATGAATTGAATGATGCACCACTGAAGTTCACAATAGAAGTATGTTTGAAGCTGCAGAAACCATTTTCAATAACAGATTGGTGGGAAGCCCTCAGCTATGATGCTGACTTTACATGGTCAATTGGATACTTAGAGGAGCAATGAGTGTCCTTTGGtgcatgtttttttaaatttatttcccgcacctcatctgCAAAACCAAGTCAATGCTTACGATCAGAAAGAACGATGGtatgatcttttcttcacagtcTCAGAGGACCATAGTACTGCtttttcattagagagatgacAGAGCTTTACTCTGTCCAACACCCTGTCCTCAGTGTTTGACAGGTATAGTGGCGCTGAGACTTCAACATCATCAAAGTGGATGCAGAGTAAtgtcctgggaatgtttaatGGGGACAGGGTGGAGGAagatttactttcagtttaaaagagggAATTTAGCATTCAGTCTAAAAGAGTAGAGCGAGATGATTAGCAGTGACTTTAACGTAAGGATCACGATGTCTCACGTGAAGAGAGTTTGAAAAGGTGGACCATGTTGTTAGTGTTACTCTGTTATTACAAACCAGCGACTTCTAACTGGCAGGACAGATGAACCTGGCTAGCCAGCTAAGTGCTACCCAATGGAGAGATTTCatgaaaaaaatgtttacaaTTAATGATCAATGGTAGTAATTAAGTCAATTCACACACCTTCCATAATAGTTACAGGGTCTTCCAGTTTTGGACGCAAAATATTTGGCCCAAAGACAGTTGCGAGGTTTTGGACACTCATTTTGTTAACACTTGAATATGACTGAACTTCATCAAGGAACCTACAGATAATGTGACAAATATTGAGTTATTCAAAATATATTACAAATCTATAAAAGATGTACCTGTGCCGCATTGCAGTGTGCACACGAGCTCACCCAGTGATAATTCCCCAGATTGCTCACAGTTAAAGGCTTTTCTTTCAGTTTGCTTGGACTCTTCAGCTGTGGGCGGCAATAAAGCAATCTGCTGATTTGACATTTTGGGACGTACTGACTGCATGTGCAGCTATTCTCCCGGAGGTGATGTATGTCCCTTGATCCAAATGCAAAAGATCACAGCATAGAAATACCCATTTCTTGCCAAACTGATGCCTGTAGATTTGGACTGACTGGGTTATGGTCAGTGTGGCAAAGTAGGGCAACAGAAATTGCATGGAcattgaataaaaactgaaaagaaacactacacttttaaaacaaaaccctaGAAATCACACCACACATGGAGACAGATTGTTCTTCTATTCAAGCAACTTCCCATCACATATTCTGTACATGCAAACTACTGTTAATATAACTGCAAGAAATTCCCATTAACATTTCGCATCACTCTCCACCCATTGGTTTGATGAAGATGTGACATAATCTACTGGAAGTTAAACATCTTCATGCAAGTGGCGATCAAACAAGTCTGCAACATCAAAATGTTTGATGTTCTGTCTTGCAACTCTGTTCCAAACAGGTCTTAAAAATGTGGCAAATTGTTTTATCACGTGCCATCAACTCACTGCGCACAAAAAAACAAGTTTCTAATTCCATTTCAATAACTGGAGAAGTGAAACACTTTTTATTCTGCATAGTGGTTCACCGAATGTTCACCAGCTCAACTGGCAGAGCATCAGACTCTTAATCTCAGATTCATGGGTTTGGGGCCCATACTGGGCGCTTTCATTCTGAAACTGTACCACTAGCTGTGTGAATTTGCTCAAACTGAATCTCAGCTCCTTCCCTAACCCACGATCTCCAAAGTGAGAACGTGGGGTTCAGCTGGATTGAAATTTTACATCTCCCTCGGTCTCCTCATGAAGGCCATGATCAACTGCGCTTATAATACAGGGAGGAGAACCCGTCCATCACCTCTGACAGAGGCAGCAAAGGACACATGCATAGATCACCAGGCAGCTGGTGTTGGTTGCATGGTCGTGCCAACTGTAAAGAAAAGGTAACTAGAGCTCGGGAGAAAGATATACCCAGCAGTAGTGATACAGCAACAGACACTAtaccacagaaaaaaaaaagagagagtgcTTCTCTACTTTGAAGACAGTGATAGTTAGTAACAAAGGAGATAtaggcaaggtggctcagtggttagccctcccgcttcacaatgccaggaactgagattcaattccaccctcaggctatccgtgtggagtttgcacattctcaccaaatttgcgtgggtttcctccggtgctccagtttcctcccacagtccaaagatgtgcaggttaggtggattggtcatgggaaattgcccatagtgtccagggttgtacagggttacagagatggggggtggggggggaaatctgggtgtggactcgatgggctgaatggcctgcttccatgctgtggggattcAAAATGAAGGGCTGTTTCCAAGGAATGAGTAGATCTGTAGCCCAGAATTGCTTTAAATGCTGGATGCATCGCGTAAGAATTGCAAACATTTCCTGCAATGATAGCTGTACgattcaataaatatttttatCCCCAGGGAAAGAAATGTCAATGAAGGCTTTAATGACATACAAAAGGTTACGTCGCTGCACTTGACCACCCATCTATTCCATGCAGACTTGTGATAGCACAAAACCCACCTGCAGATATATTTCAGGAGATTGTAATTGGCCTGAGGCAGATTAGTGACCTGCTTGATCAGTTCCTGGACACCCTGAGTAAAAAGAATTAGATTATTAATTCTCATTCTGGTTAGTGCAGAATATTTGTGGTGATTTTAACCTGACCTTCCCATTGTGAATATCAGGCAGTTAAAAACACTGTTTACACTGCTGATGTAGAGGGTTCGTCTAGTGTGATggtacctctgagccaggaggcccacaTTTCAAATCCCTCCTGCTCCCGAGACGCATAATGATATTTCTcaactggttgattagaaaatatctacagcGGTGTCCCAGAGCCACCAGACGGAACTTACGACCATCTCAGGCAACAGCTTAAAGGGTCATTTTTAAATGTAACCTTTCACCTCGTCATGTTGTCCAACCATTgtgaaatttaattcaaatcCAGTTAGGTGATGTTCTGGTGCTTGTGTTGGAACTTACATGAAGCACAAGGACGTCACTTATTTAGGCAGCTCTTTTACTCCTACGTGCTCAAAGGCAAGATAATGCTTCAAAACCTGTTGAGAGCATCTAGAGACCAGGATCTGACTCTTCACCAATCTATACCTAGCAGAAGCATTTGTTGCTTCTTGAAATAGACTTTGCATACGGTGTTAAGTGTAGCTAGCTCCTGATAGAGCCTGTACCCCCTGCTTACAAATTATAGTGGACAGCTCGAATCATTTACTTCTGTCTTGCTCAGGTTTGGCTTTCAAGTGGTATAGTGTAGCAAATTTACTGAAAGTAacagcaggcagatgggactaatttagtttgggactatgttcggcatggactggctggaccgaagggtctgtctctgtgctgtgtgactctataataCAGAATGATCCAATTTCTgagaatgctggcaaatgggtagACGTACCTCTTCTTGATCCTTAGCCAACAGTTGTGCACATGACAGGAAGTCTTCATACTTGGCAAATGGAATCACTGGCTCAGGTAACTCTCTCAGGTACAGCTTCAGCAGGGATGCAACCGTGTGGACATCAGTGTTCCTGCAAAAACAAATTGGGAAACATCCGATTCCCAGGTATTGCAGCTGACCGTGATTCATGAGCATTTGTTGTCAGACCTCCAGCAGTAGTTTATCAAGTCTTTTATGAACCAGCAAAAGGCTAATTTCTCTTCGAGACTGTCCATACAAGACATCTGCTTCATGGTGTGGACAAGGAATATTAAAATTTGTACTAATTCTCAACCACAAAGCTTTAGTGACCACTGTAGAAAAAGAGTCAAAATTAAACTGTCCGAATAATTCCATTTTGCTATTAGAAGTGTGAATAGCACATTTCTTTGAGACCATCAAGTTTCGAGTTCTGTAGAGCTGCAAGAATTTGAGAAAAGGAACAACGTTTGATGAGAAgttaggaaggtgagggatgacgcaagatgctgcctggcctgctgtgttcctccagctccatgctgtgttgtctctggctcca
This window of the Stegostoma tigrinum isolate sSteTig4 chromosome 37, sSteTig4.hap1, whole genome shotgun sequence genome carries:
- the LOC125467627 gene encoding rho GTPase-activating protein 22-like isoform X1 — translated: MLSPKIRQVRRARSKSMVMGEHSRVSSRPSSPSLQDKALKSGWLKKQRSIMKNWQQRWFVLRGEQLYYYKDEEENKPQGSIHLQGSQVNEFTANPEEPGKHLFEIVPGGAGDRDRDRMAVNHEAFLLMANSQNDMEDWVKAIRRVIWAPFGGGIFGQRLEDTVQYERKFGKRLAPLLVEQCVDFIREHGLTEEGLFRMPGQANLVKDLQDSFDCGEKPLFDRNTDVHTVASLLKLYLRELPEPVIPFAKYEDFLSCAQLLAKDQEEGVQELIKQVTNLPQANYNLLKYICRFLDEVQSYSSVNKMSVQNLATVFGPNILRPKLEDPVTIMEGTSLVQHLMTVLISEHDRLFPVSHSDPLSPPLEVTSVGKRCLVEWVSQEECGETRTDSNQVGSFCNSATSLDVNISTPVTVSKNATQEQTDKQVPTSTSPSRRLQTLPGWKYSFKQTGGRSNNTKLSGSTLDIPHLTASGNWLMNGLSSLRGHRRTSSGDRVKETGSSRLSTYDNVPSSSLSLSIGDRQSIASTSWSTSSCEISVVDSSSSAVCHESDSSALNCTKADWPVQVTQARDASQKVETDNRIEQFDVCISSISCSENSDLVTASNDSVTCSKALQSLITELKSELTKQRAEYETRIKRLEGSSTELRLQVNRLEEELDQGKKKYTMLEIKMRNAERAHEDAEKRNLLLQKEMEDFFATLGDLTLEAKETKPK
- the LOC125467627 gene encoding rho GTPase-activating protein 22-like isoform X5, which translates into the protein MPEAKAFFLCSPCARALSEFCPRSVSTLQCFVNRRGIFGQRLEDTVQYERKFGKRLAPLLVEQCVDFIREHGLTEEGLFRMPGQANLVKDLQDSFDCGEKPLFDRNTDVHTVASLLKLYLRELPEPVIPFAKYEDFLSCAQLLAKDQEEGVQELIKQVTNLPQANYNLLKYICRFLDEVQSYSSVNKMSVQNLATVFGPNILRPKLEDPVTIMEGTSLVQHLMTVLISEHDRLFPVSHSDPLSPPLEVTSVGKRCLVEWVSQEECGETRTDSNQVGSFCNSATSLDVNISTPVTVSKNATQEQTDKQVPTSTSPSRRLQTLPGWKYSFKQTGGRSNNTKLSGSTLDIPHLTASGNWLMNGLSSLRGHRRTSSGDRVKETGSSRLSTYDNVPSSSLSLSIGDRQSIASTSWSTSSCEISVVDSSSSAVCHESDSSALNCTKADWPVQVTQARDASQKVETDNRIEQFDVCISSISCSENSDLVTASNDSVTCSKALQSLITELKSELTKQRAEYETRIKRLEGSSTELRLQVNRLEEELDQGKKKYTMLEIKMRNAERAHEDAEKRNLLLQKEMEDFFATLGDLTLEAKETKPK
- the LOC125467627 gene encoding rho GTPase-activating protein 22-like isoform X2 — translated: MGQCCCRRRNKRPRQPRGGAGDRDRDRMAVNHEAFLLMANSQNDMEDWVKAIRRVIWAPFGGGIFGQRLEDTVQYERKFGKRLAPLLVEQCVDFIREHGLTEEGLFRMPGQANLVKDLQDSFDCGEKPLFDRNTDVHTVASLLKLYLRELPEPVIPFAKYEDFLSCAQLLAKDQEEGVQELIKQVTNLPQANYNLLKYICRFLDEVQSYSSVNKMSVQNLATVFGPNILRPKLEDPVTIMEGTSLVQHLMTVLISEHDRLFPVSHSDPLSPPLEVTSVGKRCLVEWVSQEECGETRTDSNQVGSFCNSATSLDVNISTPVTVSKNATQEQTDKQVPTSTSPSRRLQTLPGWKYSFKQTGGRSNNTKLSGSTLDIPHLTASGNWLMNGLSSLRGHRRTSSGDRVKETGSSRLSTYDNVPSSSLSLSIGDRQSIASTSWSTSSCEISVVDSSSSAVCHESDSSALNCTKADWPVQVTQARDASQKVETDNRIEQFDVCISSISCSENSDLVTASNDSVTCSKALQSLITELKSELTKQRAEYETRIKRLEGSSTELRLQVNRLEEELDQGKKKYTMLEIKMRNAERAHEDAEKRNLLLQKEMEDFFATLGDLTLEAKETKPK
- the LOC125467627 gene encoding rho GTPase-activating protein 22-like isoform X4; this encodes MAVNHEAFLLMANSQNDMEDWVKAIRRVIWAPFGGGIFGQRLEDTVQYERKFGKRLAPLLVEQCVDFIREHGLTEEGLFRMPGQANLVKDLQDSFDCGEKPLFDRNTDVHTVASLLKLYLRELPEPVIPFAKYEDFLSCAQLLAKDQEEGVQELIKQVTNLPQANYNLLKYICRFLDEVQSYSSVNKMSVQNLATVFGPNILRPKLEDPVTIMEGTSLVQHLMTVLISEHDRLFPVSHSDPLSPPLEVTSVGKRCLVEWVSQEECGETRTDSNQVGSFCNSATSLDVNISTPVTVSKNATQEQTDKQVPTSTSPSRRLQTLPGWKYSFKQTGGRSNNTKLSGSTLDIPHLTASGNWLMNGLSSLRGHRRTSSGDRVKETGSSRLSTYDNVPSSSLSLSIGDRQSIASTSWSTSSCEISVVDSSSSAVCHESDSSALNCTKADWPVQVTQARDASQKVETDNRIEQFDVCISSISCSENSDLVTASNDSVTCSKALQSLITELKSELTKQRAEYETRIKRLEGSSTELRLQVNRLEEELDQGKKKYTMLEIKMRNAERAHEDAEKRNLLLQKEMEDFFATLGDLTLEAKETKPK
- the LOC125467627 gene encoding rho GTPase-activating protein 22-like isoform X3, which produces MPFFSGKYIKKRIGFSGGGAGDRDRDRMAVNHEAFLLMANSQNDMEDWVKAIRRVIWAPFGGGIFGQRLEDTVQYERKFGKRLAPLLVEQCVDFIREHGLTEEGLFRMPGQANLVKDLQDSFDCGEKPLFDRNTDVHTVASLLKLYLRELPEPVIPFAKYEDFLSCAQLLAKDQEEGVQELIKQVTNLPQANYNLLKYICRFLDEVQSYSSVNKMSVQNLATVFGPNILRPKLEDPVTIMEGTSLVQHLMTVLISEHDRLFPVSHSDPLSPPLEVTSVGKRCLVEWVSQEECGETRTDSNQVGSFCNSATSLDVNISTPVTVSKNATQEQTDKQVPTSTSPSRRLQTLPGWKYSFKQTGGRSNNTKLSGSTLDIPHLTASGNWLMNGLSSLRGHRRTSSGDRVKETGSSRLSTYDNVPSSSLSLSIGDRQSIASTSWSTSSCEISVVDSSSSAVCHESDSSALNCTKADWPVQVTQARDASQKVETDNRIEQFDVCISSISCSENSDLVTASNDSVTCSKALQSLITELKSELTKQRAEYETRIKRLEGSSTELRLQVNRLEEELDQGKKKYTMLEIKMRNAERAHEDAEKRNLLLQKEMEDFFATLGDLTLEAKETKPK